A single window of Nocardia higoensis DNA harbors:
- a CDS encoding ABC transporter permease subunit, with protein sequence MTVRASGSRLRRWPVVLPAVVIPTVAVAGPFLAPHSVDHPVGISFAPPDGSAWLGGDRLGRDVASQLLHGGWGLLLLAAIIAILVTFLAAVLGSLAGLERGIGRWIERAADLGVLLPPVLAMLLFMLSWPESGAVGLVAVAVIAGTPYTARVFAAAASGIATAGFVEAARARGEHLGYLVFRELLPNLRETLLTQLGLRFVEAMYLVSTAAFLHLPTTLGDANWAVMVRENAPGILLNPAAVLAPSLAIGVLAVGVNSTVVAFGRGRRGRWTTG encoded by the coding sequence ATGACGGTGCGGGCGAGCGGCTCACGGCTGCGGCGGTGGCCGGTCGTGCTGCCCGCCGTGGTGATTCCGACCGTCGCGGTGGCCGGCCCGTTTCTCGCCCCGCACTCGGTCGATCACCCGGTCGGCATCAGCTTCGCACCACCCGACGGGTCGGCGTGGCTCGGCGGTGACCGGCTCGGCCGCGACGTCGCGAGCCAACTGCTCCACGGTGGGTGGGGACTGCTGCTGCTCGCCGCGATCATCGCGATCCTGGTGACCTTCCTCGCGGCGGTCCTGGGCTCGCTGGCCGGATTGGAGCGTGGGATCGGCAGGTGGATCGAACGCGCTGCCGACCTCGGCGTGCTGCTTCCCCCGGTGCTGGCGATGCTGCTGTTCATGCTGTCGTGGCCCGAATCCGGCGCCGTGGGGCTGGTAGCGGTGGCGGTGATCGCGGGAACGCCGTACACGGCGCGCGTCTTCGCCGCGGCCGCCTCCGGCATCGCGACGGCGGGCTTCGTCGAGGCCGCCCGCGCCCGCGGCGAGCATCTCGGCTATCTCGTCTTTCGCGAACTGCTGCCGAATCTGCGCGAGACTCTGCTCACTCAGCTCGGCTTGCGGTTCGTCGAGGCGATGTATCTGGTGAGCACGGCCGCGTTCCTGCACCTGCCCACCACGCTCGGCGACGCCAACTGGGCGGTCATGGTCAGGGAGAACGCGCCGGGCATCCTGCTCAACCCCGCGGCCGTGCTGGCGCCGAGTCTCGCCATCGGGGTGCTCGCGGTCGGGGTGAACAGCACGGTGGTCGCTTTCGGGCGGGGAAGGCGTGGCCGGTGGACCACAGGGTGA
- a CDS encoding ABC transporter permease has product MTAAALLVTRRLALLVALLAVVFVIVDLLPGSAAQAVLDRDATAEQVEVKSRELGLDRPLPVRFCDWLGGAVTGDFGTTARGIPVADILAARFPPTLLLASLAMAITVVVSVLCGLWWAARPTGTAARLLQPGSAFVIAVPEFVVATLLVLVFSLWLGWLPAVTITDRSGYPASPQMLVLPVVALAVPQSAWNARVVRGALRDAAAEPHVENAVLNGLPERSVLLRHVLPFALPTVAASFATSVGTLFGGALVVETIFNYPGVGSTIAGSVADRDTALVAAVVALTGATIMGVLLTADAVRAWANRGRA; this is encoded by the coding sequence TTGACCGCAGCCGCCCTGCTCGTGACACGGCGCCTGGCGCTGCTGGTCGCCCTGTTGGCGGTGGTGTTCGTGATCGTGGATCTGCTGCCCGGCAGCGCGGCGCAGGCCGTGCTCGACCGGGACGCCACCGCTGAGCAGGTCGAGGTGAAAAGCCGCGAACTCGGACTGGACCGGCCGCTGCCGGTGCGGTTCTGCGACTGGCTCGGCGGCGCCGTCACCGGCGATTTCGGGACGACGGCGCGCGGAATCCCGGTCGCCGACATCCTCGCGGCCAGATTTCCGCCGACCTTGCTGCTGGCTTCACTCGCGATGGCGATCACCGTGGTGGTCTCCGTGCTGTGTGGACTGTGGTGGGCGGCGCGGCCCACCGGGACGGCCGCGCGGCTCCTGCAGCCGGGGTCCGCCTTCGTCATCGCGGTTCCGGAGTTCGTGGTCGCCACCCTGCTGGTGCTGGTCTTCTCGCTGTGGCTGGGCTGGCTGCCCGCGGTGACCATCACCGATCGATCGGGCTATCCGGCGAGCCCGCAGATGCTGGTACTGCCGGTCGTGGCGCTGGCCGTGCCGCAATCGGCGTGGAACGCCCGCGTGGTCCGTGGCGCGCTGCGCGATGCCGCGGCGGAGCCGCATGTCGAGAACGCCGTACTCAACGGTCTCCCCGAACGCAGTGTCCTGCTGCGCCACGTCCTGCCGTTCGCCTTGCCGACCGTCGCGGCATCGTTCGCCACCTCGGTCGGCACCTTGTTCGGCGGGGCGCTGGTCGTCGAGACGATCTTCAACTATCCCGGTGTGGGGTCCACGATCGCCGGGTCGGTCGCCGATCGCGACACCGCGCTCGTCGCGGCGGTGGTTGCGCTGACCGGCGCGACGATCATGGGCGTGCTGTTGACGGCCGACGCCGTCCGCGCGTGGGCGAATCGAGGCCGCGCATGA
- a CDS encoding ABC transporter ATP-binding protein yields MSVSELSVSTGSGAPILAPTSLRVPAGSLTVLIGPSGAGKTTLMRALVGHLSEGTVRSGGSVHVCGVDVFALDPAALQSFRRTNLAFVSQDPGAALNPAMRVRSLLREAAPRAGERSFDHILARVGLPAACLRRRPRELSGGEQRRVALALALVRDVGVLVVDEPLAGLHGRLRAEIADLLRSLATDSGVAVITSGHDTQIMRRIADEVVALGTSPSVLRRLTVRLPSPSAPEGIALRARGISARAGARKLLDSVDLDIGSGESVALVGPSGAGKTTLTRVLAGIHPDATGSVEVNGRPLAVGRGRRTRRDRRRIQLIPQNPLSTLNPKHTVLQALARPLRLSGNAARGEVPDHAARLLADVEMSPGMLSRYPGELSGGQRQRVAIARALATDPDVLICDEITSALDADTAASIMHLVERTRIERGIGVLVVSHDMALVAGHCHRIVVLADGAVVERGATSAVLAAPGTPETRALLV; encoded by the coding sequence GTGAGCGTGTCCGAACTCTCGGTCAGCACCGGCTCCGGTGCGCCGATACTGGCGCCGACCTCGCTGCGGGTGCCCGCGGGCTCGCTGACAGTGCTCATAGGTCCCTCCGGAGCGGGGAAAACCACGCTCATGCGCGCCCTCGTCGGACACCTGTCCGAGGGCACCGTCCGATCCGGCGGTTCGGTCCACGTCTGCGGAGTGGACGTCTTCGCCCTCGATCCCGCTGCGCTACAGTCCTTCCGCCGCACGAACCTGGCCTTCGTGAGCCAGGACCCCGGAGCCGCGCTGAATCCGGCGATGCGCGTCCGCTCACTGCTGCGCGAGGCGGCCCCGCGCGCAGGAGAGCGGTCGTTCGACCACATTCTCGCTCGCGTGGGTCTGCCCGCCGCCTGTCTGCGCCGCCGCCCCCGCGAACTGTCCGGCGGGGAGCAGCGACGTGTCGCGCTCGCACTGGCACTGGTCCGGGATGTCGGGGTGTTGGTCGTGGACGAGCCGCTCGCGGGCCTGCACGGGCGACTGCGCGCCGAGATCGCCGACCTGCTGCGCTCACTGGCCACCGACAGCGGGGTAGCGGTGATCACCTCGGGACACGACACACAGATCATGCGCCGGATCGCCGACGAGGTGGTCGCCCTCGGCACATCACCGAGTGTGCTGCGGCGCTTGACGGTTCGCCTGCCGAGCCCGTCGGCACCGGAGGGCATCGCGCTGCGTGCCCGGGGCATCTCGGCCCGCGCCGGAGCCAGGAAACTGCTCGATTCGGTCGACCTCGACATCGGCTCGGGAGAAAGTGTCGCGCTCGTCGGTCCGTCCGGCGCGGGCAAGACCACCCTGACGCGCGTCCTGGCGGGGATCCACCCGGACGCGACCGGCTCGGTCGAGGTGAACGGCAGGCCGCTCGCGGTCGGGCGCGGACGCCGAACACGCCGGGATCGGCGACGCATCCAACTGATCCCGCAGAACCCGCTGTCCACCCTGAACCCGAAACACACGGTGCTGCAGGCTCTCGCGCGCCCTCTGCGACTGAGCGGCAACGCCGCTCGCGGCGAGGTCCCCGACCACGCCGCCCGGCTGCTCGCCGATGTCGAGATGAGTCCGGGCATGCTGTCGCGCTACCCCGGCGAACTGTCCGGCGGACAACGCCAGCGCGTCGCGATCGCCCGCGCTCTGGCCACCGACCCGGACGTCCTGATCTGCGACGAGATCACCTCCGCACTCGACGCCGACACCGCCGCCTCGATCATGCACCTGGTGGAACGCACCCGGATCGAGCGCGGCATCGGCGTGCTGGTGGTCAGCCACGACATGGCGTTGGTCGCCGGGCACTGCCACCGCATCGTGGTACTGGCCGACGGCGCGGTCGTCGAGCGAGGCGCCACCTCCGCTGTGCTCGCAGCCCCGGGCACACCGGAGACCAGGGCCCTGCTGGTGTGA
- a CDS encoding lipase family protein, which produces MQRSVRAWSVALVTACGISFTGIGTTHVAASPPQMAAPSGPWGSFYDPPAVLPGDAAGDVIREQPFTPVLSAPSAAGTFPGAARRVMYRSVDDAGQAIAVTGSYFEPSTPWPGSGPRPLVSLASGTIGEGRQCAPSIAMQSLVHYRPPSDLSIAYEQLAVAYLLAQGIAVVFTDYVGLGTPGPHPYGNRAASARAVIDAARAAQRLPGTSLDPSGPVGFWGYSQGGHAAAAAAELQPTYAPELNTKGTYAGAPPVKLDDTLARAEGSTLIGAVGYYLNGAVRTDPEIESVLDRVLNDEGRAMIRTTANQCIAETLLTYSFQRTSQWTVTGESLGAAVVGDPTGRRIVDDQAIGNLTPSAPVLLSSNVNDDAVPYHRVRELAQTWCARGVPVTMHTIELPPLLPGTAVGHGIPEFTNVPAAAAWMSDRFRGVAPPPCR; this is translated from the coding sequence ATGCAGAGAAGCGTCCGGGCCTGGTCGGTAGCGCTGGTGACGGCCTGCGGCATCTCGTTCACCGGAATCGGCACCACCCACGTCGCGGCAAGTCCCCCGCAGATGGCGGCGCCGTCCGGCCCGTGGGGATCGTTCTACGATCCGCCCGCGGTCCTGCCGGGCGATGCGGCCGGCGATGTGATCCGCGAGCAGCCCTTCACTCCCGTCCTGTCCGCGCCCTCGGCCGCGGGAACGTTTCCGGGTGCGGCCCGGCGCGTCATGTACCGCAGCGTCGACGACGCCGGGCAAGCGATCGCGGTGACCGGCAGCTACTTCGAGCCCAGCACGCCATGGCCGGGCTCCGGACCGCGGCCCCTGGTGTCGCTGGCATCGGGAACGATCGGCGAAGGACGCCAGTGCGCGCCGTCGATCGCCATGCAGTCGCTGGTGCACTACCGACCGCCGTCGGACCTGTCGATCGCCTACGAGCAGTTGGCTGTCGCCTACCTTCTCGCGCAGGGGATCGCCGTCGTGTTCACCGACTACGTCGGCCTCGGCACGCCCGGCCCGCATCCGTACGGCAACCGGGCCGCCTCCGCGCGGGCGGTCATCGACGCGGCCCGAGCCGCCCAGCGCCTGCCCGGAACCTCGCTCGATCCTTCAGGACCGGTCGGATTCTGGGGCTATTCCCAGGGCGGTCATGCCGCCGCGGCCGCCGCGGAACTGCAGCCGACCTACGCTCCGGAGCTGAACACGAAGGGCACCTATGCCGGAGCTCCGCCCGTGAAGCTCGACGACACCCTGGCGCGTGCCGAGGGGAGCACCCTCATCGGAGCCGTCGGCTATTACCTCAACGGCGCCGTACGCACCGATCCGGAGATCGAATCCGTGCTCGACCGCGTCCTCAACGACGAGGGCCGAGCCATGATCCGGACCACGGCGAACCAATGTATCGCCGAAACCCTGCTGACCTATTCTTTCCAGCGCACCTCGCAGTGGACCGTCACCGGGGAATCGCTGGGCGCGGCGGTCGTCGGCGACCCGACCGGGCGGCGCATCGTCGACGACCAGGCCATCGGAAATCTGACTCCCTCGGCACCGGTCCTGCTCAGCTCCAATGTCAACGACGACGCGGTCCCCTACCACCGCGTCCGAGAGCTCGCCCAGACCTGGTGTGCGCGAGGAGTTCCGGTCACAATGCACACCATCGAACTCCCACCGCTCCTGCCGGGGACCGCTGTCGGTCACGGGATCCCCGAATTCACCAACGTGCCCGCGGCCGCCGCGTGGATGAGCGATCGATTCCGCGGGGTCGCTCCCCCGCCGTGCCGTTAG
- a CDS encoding ABC transporter substrate-binding protein, whose translation MNRRRLLGAGVGLSAIVALAACADPAGSDRSPGAPRGGGTLRVGAIGKSSKIERDPHRTISNDSDFLILSLVFDALTVPGAEPNVAPRLASSWVPDAEQRTWTFTIAAGATFHDGRPVTAADVVWSLRRLREIAGETKVPVPSVEDIRAAGPNAVALTCAAPNSQLPLLLRLMTFVVPEGTTDFAAPVGSGPFRLESYSAGNARLVRNERWHGGAALLDAVEVTLFESPESMANAVLSGQIDLASNVGAVAGRTAEARGDLRVVRRPDDVAVAIAMRTSDGPFADPRVREALRLAVDREAMVAQVLSGYGSIGNDILGTADPTYDSGIPQRRRDVERARQLLSEAGFDTRQTYRLITKQEAVGEVESARVFASQMKDIGLTVEVVVQEANAFYDQTWLQAPFYTVNWGTNDSVVFFASKLMYSGTAWNETGFRDRDFDAAYAAALAAPAGAKYTEASTTIQRIQFDRGGYIVWGMADGIDIASRSVQDLPTAGGYGRVQLERVWLSN comes from the coding sequence ATGAACAGGCGTCGACTGCTCGGTGCCGGTGTCGGCCTGAGCGCGATCGTGGCGTTGGCGGCGTGCGCAGATCCCGCCGGCTCGGACCGCTCGCCGGGTGCGCCCCGTGGTGGTGGGACACTGCGGGTCGGTGCGATCGGGAAATCGTCGAAGATCGAGCGGGATCCGCATCGAACGATCAGCAACGACAGTGATTTCCTCATCCTGTCGCTGGTGTTCGACGCGCTGACGGTCCCCGGGGCCGAGCCGAACGTAGCCCCACGCCTCGCCTCGTCGTGGGTACCCGATGCCGAACAGCGGACCTGGACGTTCACCATCGCCGCGGGGGCCACCTTCCACGACGGGCGACCGGTGACCGCCGCAGACGTCGTGTGGTCGCTTCGACGCCTGCGCGAGATCGCCGGCGAGACCAAGGTGCCGGTGCCCTCGGTCGAGGACATCCGTGCGGCCGGACCGAATGCGGTCGCCCTCACCTGCGCGGCGCCCAACAGCCAGTTGCCGTTGCTGCTGCGCCTGATGACCTTCGTCGTCCCCGAAGGCACGACCGACTTCGCCGCGCCCGTCGGCAGTGGGCCGTTCCGGCTCGAGAGCTACTCCGCAGGCAATGCCCGGCTGGTGCGCAACGAGCGGTGGCACGGCGGCGCCGCACTGCTCGACGCCGTCGAGGTCACCCTGTTCGAGAGCCCGGAATCGATGGCCAACGCGGTCTTGTCCGGACAGATCGACCTCGCCTCGAACGTCGGCGCGGTCGCCGGGCGCACGGCCGAAGCGCGCGGCGATCTGCGCGTCGTCCGCCGCCCGGACGACGTCGCGGTCGCGATCGCGATGCGCACCTCCGACGGCCCGTTCGCCGATCCGCGCGTGCGTGAGGCGCTTCGGCTCGCCGTGGACCGCGAAGCGATGGTGGCGCAGGTGCTCTCGGGGTACGGCAGTATCGGCAACGACATCCTGGGAACAGCCGACCCGACCTACGACTCCGGCATCCCGCAGCGCCGCCGTGACGTCGAGCGGGCCCGGCAGTTGTTGTCCGAGGCGGGGTTCGACACCCGGCAGACCTATCGACTGATCACCAAGCAGGAAGCAGTAGGCGAAGTCGAATCGGCGAGGGTCTTCGCGAGCCAGATGAAGGACATCGGCCTCACTGTCGAGGTCGTCGTTCAGGAAGCGAATGCCTTCTACGACCAGACCTGGCTCCAGGCGCCGTTCTACACGGTCAACTGGGGAACCAACGATTCCGTCGTCTTCTTCGCCAGCAAGCTGATGTATTCCGGGACCGCATGGAACGAAACCGGTTTCCGCGACCGCGATTTCGACGCGGCCTACGCGGCGGCTCTCGCCGCACCCGCGGGTGCGAAATACACCGAGGCGAGCACGACCATCCAGCGGATCCAGTTCGACCGCGGTGGATACATCGTGTGGGGCATGGCCGACGGCATCGACATCGCGTCACGATCCGTGCAGGACCTGCCGACCGCGGGCGGCTACGGCCGAGTCCAGCTCGAGCGCGTCTGGTTGTCGAATTGA
- a CDS encoding FxsA family protein, with the protein MPALLFVLYVVVEIAALVALAQWIGVFATILLLIAGSAVGMVLVGAQGRRVFEQFRRAGRGEVRPGTAVADGALVALGAVLMFVPGLVTSVAGLLLLLPFTRALVRPAVTALAARKVGGLVGQARYRGVVIDADGDVVDGVVVRQWYDDGHSTGRRAIDPA; encoded by the coding sequence ATGCCCGCCCTGTTGTTCGTGCTCTATGTCGTCGTCGAGATCGCCGCTCTGGTGGCGCTCGCCCAGTGGATCGGCGTGTTCGCGACCATTCTTCTGCTCATCGCGGGCTCCGCCGTCGGTATGGTGCTCGTCGGCGCGCAGGGGCGCCGGGTGTTCGAGCAGTTCCGGCGGGCGGGCCGAGGCGAGGTGCGGCCGGGCACCGCGGTGGCCGACGGAGCGCTGGTGGCGCTGGGCGCGGTGCTCATGTTCGTCCCCGGCCTGGTGACCTCGGTGGCGGGTCTGCTCCTGCTGCTCCCGTTCACCCGCGCGTTGGTGCGCCCCGCGGTGACCGCCCTCGCCGCCCGCAAGGTCGGGGGGCTGGTCGGACAGGCACGCTACCGGGGCGTGGTGATCGATGCGGACGGTGATGTGGTGGACGGGGTCGTCGTTCGCCAGTGGTACGACGACGGCCACTCCACCGGGCGCCGCGCCATCGACCCGGCCTGA